The stretch of DNA ATGGTTGATAATATCAATTTTTGAACAAATGTTGCCCTCAGCCCGCGTTCTTGTTGATCCTGCTCACCAACATCAGTCATACACCTGCAGAGGCAAAACCATTGGCGAACATTCATGAGCAGGATTTAAGCAGAGACGTTCCATAAGACTTAGTTCTATCTCTTTTGTGAAACCAGCATATAAGTCGCCACTAAGATTATATGGCGTAAGTCATAACATCATAAAATGAGAATATTCATTTATGACTTGTAATCAATTTGCTTTGAAGTTTTGGTATGGATAACAAGAACACAACGAAGAATCTGAAAAGCTTAAACACAGGCTAGAAAATTTTAATCATGACAGCATAAGGATTGGAGTTTGTTTCAAACTGTGAAGAGAGTGGTGGTTCAGCACTTGACTATACATCTGGTCTCATACATAAGCAAAGATTCatttttcaggttcattgaataactgatatattagttcatattatagaccagatacatcagttattcaatgaacctgaaaaatgaatttctgcttatatatgagaccggagggagtaatctGCAAGACTGCAACTAAAAATTCTCCAGGGAAAAAATTCATACCTTTTTGCATTATCAATTTCTATATCCTTGTTGCTGCAGCTGGAGTTTTCATCAGAGTTTTCATCAGGATGGTTACTGTTAGAGTTAAGAACGGGGACGTTGCATATGAATGGTGACAAAAGAGGATCAGGTATCGATTCTTGTTTGTTTCCCCTGGCACCTAGTTTCTTACCAAACATTGCTGAATTACCAGACCAGATGCTAGACTTCTCAGACTTCCACCCCCACTTCAGATCAAAGATCATTATATTGAATTCAGTcagacaataaataaatgttatACAGTCAAAACAAATGCCGGATTAAATATTCGTGCACAACAATTTTGAGATAAGCAAAATATACCTTTCGCGAGCTTGAATGTGTAAATTGTGTCATTGCATCCTTCCCTAAATTTTCTTCGCACACAGGACAAACCTAATGTAACAAAATTACAAGACCATCAACATATTAGTACTCGGCAATAACCTCTGCCGGACCAAAAATTTGAGAAACAC from Trifolium pratense cultivar HEN17-A07 linkage group LG5, ARS_RC_1.1, whole genome shotgun sequence encodes:
- the LOC123884725 gene encoding protein DEHYDRATION-INDUCED 19 homolog 2-like — translated: MDLDIMASIHSSNHLSTLQYAPLHSDDYSVIHYTDVNDDGQYDFQCPFCDFDIQVPVFCSDFEDVVCPVCEENLGKDAMTQFTHSSSRKWGWKSEKSSIWSGNSAMFGKKLGARGNKQESIPDPLLSPFICNVPVLNSNSNHPDENSDENSSCSNKDIEIDNAKRCMTDVGEQDQQERGLRATFVQKLILSTIFEEIV